From a region of the Lactuca sativa cultivar Salinas chromosome 4, Lsat_Salinas_v11, whole genome shotgun sequence genome:
- the LOC111886247 gene encoding uncharacterized protein At4g26485: MSTAAMDAEDGSSSSEEEEEVKKEIRKEHYSSTHKILLVGEGDFSFSLCLARAFGSARNIVATTVDTHQELAKKYSNAIENLIELQQRGCVVVCGVDATTMSHHFFLTTQRFHRIVYNFPHVGFAFPEDNGCQILLNKELVIGFLMNAKVLLKKENGEIHVTHKIGEPYDKWDLVKEAEKIGLVFCKAKPFFKNKYPGYAQKRAHGRAPDEPFNVGESKTFMFRLSG; the protein is encoded by the exons ATGTCGACGGCAGCAATGGACGCTGAGGACGGATCATCGTCGTcggaagaggaggaggaagtgaaaaagGAGATACGGAAAGAACATTACTCCTCCACCCATAAGATACTCTTGGTCGGCGAAGGCGATTTCTCCTTCTCTCTGTGCTTGGCCAGAGCTTTTGGCTCCGCCCGCAACATCGTCGCCACCACCGTCGACACCCACC AGGAGCTGGCAAAGAAGTACAGCAACGCAATCGAGAATCTGATAGAGCTTCAGCAACGAGGCTGCGTGGTAGTCTGTGGGGTGGATGCAACCACCATGAGCCACCACTTTTTTCTCACCACGCAGCGTTTCCATCGCATCGTCTATAATTTCCCCCATGTTGGGTTCGCCTTCCCTGAAGACAATGGCTGCCAAATCTT GTTGAACAAGGAGTTGGTGATAGGGTTTCTTATGAATGCGAAAGTCCTTCTGAAAAAGGAGAATGGTGAGATCCACGTGACTCATAAGATTGGTGAGCCTTATGACAAGTGGGATTTGGTTAAAGAGGCTGAGAAGATCGGTTTGGTTTTTTGTAAGGCCAAACCGTTTTTCAAGAACAAGTATCCTGGATATGCACAGAAGAGGGCACATGGTAGGGCTCCAGATGAACCTTTCAACGTAGGAGAAAGCAAAACTTTCATGTTCAGGCTCAGTGGATGA